In Silene latifolia isolate original U9 population chromosome X, ASM4854445v1, whole genome shotgun sequence, the following proteins share a genomic window:
- the LOC141619339 gene encoding uncharacterized protein LOC141619339, with product MILYLDYVKNLCKEFSSFDIDQISRDLNTQADVLASLGSNFSTAVFDKIPIVHLLEPTITKPDQICPINEDTNFWTKPYYDLFLQGILPEDRHETRALRIKASTYTIINNILFKKSQAGPHLRCLEPHEAEQVIQDIHDGYCGNHKGGRSLASKVLRTGYFCPTLRTDCLTYSSKGEACQLHSPFIHHPSELLYSISAPWPFKKWGMYIVGKLPQAPGQKVYMLAMTDYFSK from the coding sequence ATGATTCTTTATTTAGATTATGTTAAAAACCTTTGCAAAGAatttagttcatttgacattgatcaaatatcaagagacttaAACACCCAGGCTGATGTCCTAGCtagcctgggatcaaatttcagcaCAGCTGTATTTGATAAGATACCTATTGTTCATTTGTTAGAACCAACCATTACAAAGCCTGACCAAATATGTCCCATCAATGAGGACACAAACTTCTGGACCAAACCATATTATGACTTGTTCTTACAGGGGATATTACCCGAAGACAGGCATGAAACGAGGGCCCTTAGAATTAAAGCTTCTACCTATACTATTATAAATAACATTTTATTCAAAAAGTCTCAAGCTGGACCTCATCTGCGATGCCTGGAACCTCATGAAGCCGAACAGGTTATTCaggacatacatgatggatactgtggcAATCACAAAggcggaagaagcctggcaagcaaggttcTAAGGACAGGCTACTTCTGTCCAACCCTAAGAACTGACTGCCTAACTTACAGCTCCAAGGGTGAAGCCTGCCAACTTCATTCTCCATTCATCCATCATCCATCAGAGCTACTATACTCCATCTCAGCTCCCTGGCCATTCAAGAAGTGGGGAATGTATATTGTGGGCAAACTACCCCAAGCTCCTGGACAAAAAGtctacatgttagccatgactgactacttttcaaAATAG